Proteins encoded within one genomic window of Rhinolophus sinicus isolate RSC01 linkage group LG05, ASM3656204v1, whole genome shotgun sequence:
- the CENPW gene encoding centromere protein W — MALSTRVSQKKQIRRKAPRGFLRRIFKRQKPHLRLETSGDLLVHLNCLLFVHRLAEESRINACENKCGVIKNEHVLAAAKVILKKSRG; from the exons ATGGCGCTGTCGACTAGAGTCTCTCAGAAGAAGCAGATAAGGCGGAAGGCTCCTCGCGGCTTTCTAAGGCGTATCTTCAAGCGACAGAAGCCTCACCTTCGTCTAGAGACAAGTGGCGACTTACTG gtGCACCTGAACTGCTTACTGTTTGTTCATCGGTTAGCAGAAGAGTCCAGGATAAATGCATGTGAGAATAAGTGTGGAGTCATTAAAAATGAGCATGTACTGGCTGCAGCAAAG GTAATTCTAAAGAAGAGCAGAGGTTAG